The following are encoded in a window of Chloroflexia bacterium SDU3-3 genomic DNA:
- a CDS encoding glycosyltransferase family 4 protein, with the protein MRVAIVHDYLNQYGGAERVLEAIHEMFPDAPIYTSIYDESTMPDFYRSWDIRTSWMQGLPGWRKFFRHYMPLYPSAFESFDLSEYDLILSSSSAFAKGIIPAPHAKHICYCHTPMRFAWRTSSYVEREQMSAPQRGVLSVVLTSVRVWDVMSAKRVDTFVANSHEVAARIRRYYDRDSVVIPPPVEIAPYEEREPEDFYLAGGRLIPYKRLDLVVQAFSALKLPLVIFGEGRDRAALEAASGPNIRFVGHVSEEERLSLFSRCRAFIFPGEEDFGITPLEAMAAGRPVIAYAAGGALDTVIPERTGRFFHQPTAAALAAAVAASRTDTYDARAIRRHAEGFGREVFRRRLMALIEEMTAT; encoded by the coding sequence ATGCGCGTCGCAATCGTCCACGACTACCTCAACCAGTACGGCGGCGCGGAGCGCGTGCTTGAGGCCATCCACGAGATGTTCCCCGACGCGCCGATCTACACCTCGATCTACGACGAGTCGACCATGCCCGACTTCTACCGCTCCTGGGACATCCGCACATCGTGGATGCAGGGGCTGCCGGGCTGGCGGAAGTTCTTCCGCCACTATATGCCGCTCTACCCCAGCGCCTTCGAGAGCTTCGACCTGAGCGAGTACGACCTCATCCTCAGCAGCTCTAGCGCCTTCGCCAAGGGTATCATCCCCGCGCCGCACGCCAAGCACATCTGCTACTGCCACACGCCCATGCGCTTCGCGTGGCGCACCAGCTCCTACGTCGAGCGCGAGCAGATGAGCGCGCCCCAGCGCGGCGTGCTCTCGGTGGTGCTCACCAGCGTGCGGGTGTGGGATGTGATGAGCGCCAAGCGGGTCGACACCTTCGTGGCCAACTCGCACGAGGTGGCGGCGCGCATCCGCCGCTACTACGACCGCGACTCGGTGGTCATCCCGCCGCCGGTGGAGATCGCGCCCTACGAGGAGCGCGAGCCAGAGGACTTCTACCTGGCGGGCGGGCGGCTCATCCCCTACAAGCGGCTCGACCTGGTGGTGCAGGCCTTCAGCGCGCTGAAGCTGCCGCTGGTGATCTTCGGCGAGGGCCGCGACCGCGCCGCGCTGGAGGCGGCCAGCGGGCCGAACATCCGCTTTGTGGGCCACGTGAGCGAGGAGGAGCGCCTAAGCCTGTTCTCGCGCTGCCGCGCCTTCATCTTCCCCGGCGAGGAGGATTTCGGCATCACCCCGCTGGAGGCCATGGCCGCCGGTCGCCCGGTGATCGCCTACGCTGCAGGCGGCGCGCTGGACACCGTGATCCCCGAGCGCACCGGGCGGTTCTTCCACCAGCCCACCGCCGCCGCCCTGGCCGCCGCCGTGGCCGCGTCGCGCACCGACACCTACGATGCGCGC
- a CDS encoding MerR family transcriptional regulator yields MDTELTIQQVALRTGLSVHTLRYYERIGLLDPVGRADSGHRRYTEADMEWITLILHMRESDMPIADMQRFTALVRQGAHTIPQRVAILEAHRQALHRQIDIIQHTLGLLDAKLAHYRAWGERLQAAGEEQGHNYEEDRTGYDGGGG; encoded by the coding sequence ATGGACACCGAGCTAACCATCCAGCAGGTGGCGCTGCGCACTGGCCTGAGCGTCCACACCCTGCGCTACTACGAGCGCATCGGCCTGCTCGACCCGGTGGGGCGAGCCGACAGCGGCCACCGGCGCTACACCGAGGCCGACATGGAGTGGATCACGCTCATCCTGCACATGCGCGAGAGCGATATGCCGATAGCCGACATGCAGCGGTTTACCGCGCTGGTGCGGCAGGGCGCGCACACCATCCCGCAGCGGGTGGCGATCCTCGAAGCCCACCGGCAGGCGCTCCACCGCCAGATCGACATCATCCAGCACACGCTCGGCCTGCTCGACGCCAAGCTGGCGCACTACCGCGCCTGGGGCGAGCGGCTGCAGGCTGCGGGCGAAGAACAGGGGCACAACTATGAGGAAGATCGCACTGGGTACGACGGGGGTGGAGGCTAG
- a CDS encoding JAB domain-containing protein has protein sequence MGDYMLRMSDLPPSELPRERLRKHGPQALSDAELLAILLRVGVQGQNVLQLSQQLLADHGGWAGLVQADFESLCGYHGLGEAKTATLKACLEIGRRLLLASHGQRFQIKSPTDVAQLMQMEMSHLDQEHLRAIALDTKNRVQKVHTVYVGSLNSAMIRVGEVFKEALKLNACAVIIVHNHPSGDPTPSPEDVLVTRQIYDAGQLLDVDVLDHLVIGAGRFVSLRERGLGFPK, from the coding sequence ATGGGCGACTACATGCTGCGCATGAGCGATCTACCCCCAAGCGAGCTGCCGCGCGAGCGCCTGCGCAAGCACGGCCCGCAGGCCCTGAGCGACGCCGAGCTGCTGGCCATCCTGCTGCGCGTGGGCGTGCAGGGCCAGAACGTGCTCCAGCTCTCGCAGCAGCTGCTGGCCGACCACGGCGGCTGGGCCGGGCTGGTGCAGGCCGACTTCGAGAGCCTGTGCGGCTACCACGGCCTCGGCGAGGCCAAGACCGCCACGCTCAAGGCATGCCTGGAGATCGGGCGCAGGCTGCTGCTGGCATCCCATGGCCAGCGCTTCCAGATCAAGTCGCCCACCGATGTGGCCCAGCTGATGCAGATGGAGATGAGCCACCTGGATCAGGAGCACCTGCGCGCCATCGCGCTAGACACCAAAAACCGCGTCCAGAAAGTCCACACCGTCTACGTCGGTAGCCTGAACAGCGCCATGATCCGCGTGGGCGAGGTCTTCAAGGAGGCCCTGAAGCTGAACGCCTGCGCCGTGATCATCGTGCACAACCACCCCAGCGGCGACCCCACCCCCAGCCCCGAGGATGTGCTGGTGACCCGCCAGATCTACGACGCCGGCCAGCTGCTCGATGTGGATGTGCTCGACCACCTGGTGATCGGCGCGGGCCGCTTCGTGAGCCTGCGCGAGCGCGGGCTGGGCTTCCCCAAGTAG
- a CDS encoding aldo/keto reductase: MRKIALGTTGVEASELSLGCMYFGTRTPERTSFDLLDQFVGAGGDLLDTANNYAFWAEGGQGGESELLLGRWMRQRGARQRVVLATKVGALPTVPGGGLESRQGLAAKTIIAEVEQSLSRLQTDYIDLYYAHIDDRDTPLEETLEAFDRLVRAGKVRAVGCSNLRAWRLAEARALCQRHGWAAYCCVQQRHTYLRPSPSADFGLQVSADADLLDYCRAHPDMRIMAYSPLLGGAYTRADRPLPPEYATADSQARLRALAQVAQELGASPGQVVLAWLLRSSPAATPVIAASDAQQLRENLAAASLALSAEQIARLSGAGA; encoded by the coding sequence ATGAGGAAGATCGCACTGGGTACGACGGGGGTGGAGGCTAGCGAGCTGAGCCTGGGCTGCATGTACTTCGGCACCAGGACGCCCGAGCGCACGTCGTTCGACCTGCTCGACCAGTTTGTGGGCGCGGGAGGGGATCTTCTCGACACCGCCAACAACTACGCCTTCTGGGCCGAGGGCGGCCAGGGCGGCGAGAGCGAGCTGCTGCTGGGCCGCTGGATGCGCCAGCGCGGCGCACGCCAGCGCGTGGTGCTGGCCACCAAGGTCGGCGCGCTGCCCACGGTGCCCGGCGGCGGGCTAGAGAGCCGCCAGGGCCTGGCCGCCAAGACCATCATCGCCGAGGTCGAGCAGAGCCTCAGCCGCCTGCAGACCGACTACATCGACCTGTACTACGCCCACATCGACGACCGCGACACGCCGCTGGAGGAGACTCTGGAGGCATTCGACCGCCTGGTGCGCGCGGGCAAGGTGCGCGCGGTGGGCTGCAGCAACCTGCGGGCCTGGCGGCTGGCCGAGGCCCGCGCGCTCTGCCAGCGCCACGGCTGGGCCGCCTACTGCTGCGTGCAGCAGCGCCACACCTACCTGCGCCCCAGCCCCAGCGCCGACTTCGGCCTGCAGGTGAGCGCCGACGCCGACCTGCTCGACTACTGCCGCGCCCACCCCGACATGCGGATCATGGCCTACTCGCCGCTGCTGGGCGGGGCCTACACCCGCGCCGACCGCCCCCTGCCCCCCGAGTACGCCACCGCCGACTCGCAGGCCCGCCTGCGCGCCCTGGCCCAGGTGGCCCAGGAGCTGGGCGCTTCGCCCGGCCAGGTGGTGCTGGCCTGGCTGCTGCGCAGCTCGCCCGCCGCCACCCCCGTGATTGCCGCCAGCGACGCCCAGCAGCTGCGCGAGAATCTGGCCGCCGCCAGCCTCGCCCTGAGCGCCGAGCAGATCGCCCGGCTGAGCGGCGCAGGGGCGTAG